A genomic region of Dunckerocampus dactyliophorus isolate RoL2022-P2 chromosome 10, RoL_Ddac_1.1, whole genome shotgun sequence contains the following coding sequences:
- the hs2st1b gene encoding heparan sulfate 2-O-sulfotransferase 1: protein MSHDGVKQQTSTSIVICGNPFRAPWSLAFSRASLPGGDACGGCLMGLFRVMMPPKFQLLALLTFGVTMLFIENQIQRLDESRAKLERAMARHELVAEQRHGEDAARDLSSPSAEGRDGHADDMVIIYNRVPKTASTSFTNIAYDLCAKNRFHVLHINTTKNNPVMSLQDQMRFVRNVTSWREMKPGFYHGHVAYLDFSKYGVKGKPLYINVVRDPIERLVSYYYFLRFGDDYRPGLRRRKQGDKKTFDECVASSGSDCAPEKLWLQIPFFCGHHSECWNVGSQWALEQAKYNLVNEYLLVGVTEELEDFIMILEATLPRFFKGATELYKTGKKSHLRKTTEKKPPTKETINKLQQSKIWKIENEFYEFALEQFQFVRAHAVREKDGELLVLAQSFFYEKIYPKAT, encoded by the exons ATGTCACATGAtggcgtcaaacagcagacTTCAACCTCTATCGTGATCTGCGGGAATCCATTTAGGGCTCCTTGGTCACTAGCCTTTAGCAGGGCCTCTTTGCCTGGTGGTGATGCTTGTGGTGGTTGCTTGATGGGGCTTTTCAGGGTCATGATGCCGCCCAAGTTTCAGCTTTTGGCGCTTTTGACGTTTGGGGTGACCATGCTCTTTATTGAGAACCAGATCCAAAGACTGGACGAGTCAAGAGCCAAGCTCG AGCGTGCCATGGCCAGACACGAGCTGGTGGCGGAGCAACGTCACGGCGAAGACGCCGCTCGTGACCTCTCGTCGCCGTCGGCTGAAGGACGCGACGGTCACGCCGACGACATGGTCATCATCTACAACAGAGTACCCAAGACGGCCAGTACGTCCTTCACCAACATTGCCTATGACCTCTGCGCCAAGAACCGCTTCCATGTGCTGCACATCAACACCACCAAGAACAACCCCGTCATGTCTCTGCAGGACCAG ATGCGCTTTGTACGCAATGTCACCTCCTGGCGAGAGATGAAGCCCGGCTTCTACCACGGCCACGTTGCCTATCTGGACTTCTCCAA ATACGGTGTAAAGGGCAAGCCGCTCTACATTAACGTGGTGCGAGACCCCATCGAGCGCCTGGTGTCGTATTACTACTTCCTACGCTTTGGCGATGACTACCGGCCCGGCCTACGGCGAAGAAAGCAAGGCGACAAGAAG ACCTTTGATGAGTGCGTGGCTTCAAGCGGCTCAGACTGCGCCCCCGAGAAGCTCTGGCTGCAGATCCCCTTTTTCTGTGGTCACCATTCGGAGTGCTG GAATGTGGGCAGTCAGTGGGCACTGGAGCAGGCCAAGTACAACCTGGTGAATGAATACCTGCTGGTGGGCGTGACCGAGGAGCTGGAGGACTTCATCATGATCCTAGAAGCAACTCTGCCACGTTTCTTCAAGGGAGCCACTGAGCTCTACAAGACAG GAAAGAAGTCCCACCTGCGCAAGACCACTGAGAAGAAGCCCCCCACCAAGGAGACAATCAACAAGCTGCAGCAGTCCAAAATCTGGAAGATCGAGAACGAGTTCTACGAGTTTGCGCTGGAGCAGTTCCAGTTCGTGCGCGCACACGCTGTCAGGGAGAAGGACGGTGAGCTTTTGGTGCTGGCCCAGAGCTTCTTCTATGAGAAGATCTACCCCAAAGCCACCTGA